In one window of Henckelia pumila isolate YLH828 chromosome 1, ASM3356847v2, whole genome shotgun sequence DNA:
- the LOC140874442 gene encoding uncharacterized protein, which produces MPLARGFIINSDPQSWANALFVGNRWGVINNNIAECWNSCVRSARHLPIVAMVDHIRVQKMKMMHRRRDSTLRMTKELSPRKEKSVVSANMESRTLRVQRSCDWKFEVVDGEKSFVVDLVDMTCSCRVWQINKIPCKHAISAIEAKSACV; this is translated from the coding sequence ATGCCACTTGCCAGAGGGTTTATTATAAATTCTGATCCACAGAGTTGGGCCAATGCATTGTTTGTTGGCAATAGATGGGGTGTTATAAATAACAATATAGCCGAGTGTTGGAATAGTTGTGTTAGGTCAGCTCGTCATCTGCCTATTGTTGCTATGGTTGATCACATACGCGTGcagaaaatgaaaatgatgcACCGACGACGTGATTCAACTCTACGCATGACcaaggaattaagtccaagaaaAGAAAAGTCTGTTGTAAGCGCAAATATGGAATCCCGAACATTAAGAGTTCAGCGTTCGTGTGATTGGAAGTTTGAGGTAGTTGATGGTGAAAAGTCATTTGTCGTGGATTTAGTGGATATGACTTGTTCATGTAGAGTTTGGCAGATCAATAAGATTCCGTGCAAGCACGCCATTTCTGCCATTGAGGCGAAATCTGCCTGTGTATGA